A stretch of the Musa acuminata AAA Group cultivar baxijiao chromosome BXJ2-7, Cavendish_Baxijiao_AAA, whole genome shotgun sequence genome encodes the following:
- the LOC135617974 gene encoding microtubule-associated protein 70-5-like: MGSLGDALTMEFFPAPSDPVMIELNRLENGLLEKERELGLAKCEIKTLKATELSKDKAVMELINEVKKMDEKLRTTEKQLENKNLEIKKLINEKKEALAAQFSAEAALRRVHATQKDEELVPVGVLTAPLESDIRQYKNEIVMLQEDNKALERLTKSKEAALVEAEALLQSALEQAMSVEMVRNKNLELKRQMEICQEENRTLEKTHRQKVVEVERLTKTITELEESILASGVTANAIRDCQRQISELNEEKRMVERELARVKVSASRMATVAANEWKDDNDKVIPVKQWLEERRFLQGEIQRLRDKLALAERTAKAERQLKDKLSLRLKTVEECLKPSGLPEKHGELPGGKKYGVKKRSASRPRASHATKNASVLQQPHSISGNGDKIFDGNNPVQKNLSAPRSRSFSDSEKENAETNVKPNGHVDDDVVAGKTELTHEVNAKECGHIKSEMKRLGVDCEDMVSGFLYDRLQKEVLNLRGSQKDKESLLSAKDDEIKMLQKKVDVLTKAVEMELKKTRRNAVARERKMLAKPEDNKHSTDISERYVRQLEVSKGSTA; the protein is encoded by the exons ATGGGTAGCTTGGGAGATGCTTTGACCATGGAGTTCTTTCCTGCTCCTTCTGACCCTGTAATGATTGAGCTCAACCGGTTGGAGAATGGTCTCCTAG AAAAGGAGAGGGAGTTGGGACTCGCCAAATGCGAGATCAAGACTTTGAAAGCGACTGAGCTCTCGAAGGATAAAGCTGTGATGGAG CTAATCAATGAAGTGAAGAAAATGGATGAGAAGCTCAGGACGACCGAGAAACAACTCGAGAACAAG AATCTTGAGATCAAAAAGCTAATCAACGAGAAGAAGGAGGCGTTGGCTGCACAATTTTCCGCAGAAGCGGCTCTGAGAAGAGTACACGCAACCCAGAAGGATGAGGAGCTCGTCCCGGTTGGGGTTCTTACGGCACCACTGGAGTCTGATATCAGACAGTACAAGAACGAG ATTGTGATGCTTCAAGAGGATAACAAGGCTTTGGAACGACTGACGAAGTCCAAAGAGGCAGCACTGGTCGAAGCAGAAGCTCTTCTGCAGAGCGCTCTGGAACAGGCGATGAGCGTAGAGATGGTGCGCAACAAGAACCTCGAGTTGAAGAGGCAAATGGAGATCTGCCAGGAAGAGAATAGAACTCTGGAGAAGACACATCGTCAGAAGGTGGTCGAGGTTGAAAGGCTCACCAAAACCATTACCGAGCTCGAGGAATCCATTCTCGCTAGCGGCGTGACTGCTAATGCAATACGCGATTGCCAGCGCCAGATTTCCGAGTTGAAC GAGGAGAAGAGGATGGTCGAGAGGGAACTCGCGAGGGTTAAAGTTTCGGCAAGTAGAATGGCCACAGTGGCAGCTAACGAGTGGAAGGATGACAACGACAAAGTCatccctgtcaagcagtggctgGAAGAGAGAAGATTTTTGCAG GGGGAGATACAACGATTACGGGATAAACTAGCTTTAGCAGAAAGAACCGCCAAGGCAGAGCGCCAATTGAAA GACAAACTGAGCTTGAGGTTGAAGACGGTAGAAGAgtgtttgaagccttctggtcttCCAGAGAAGCACGGTGAGCTTCCTGGGGGAAAGAAATATGGAGTAAAGAAGCGATCCGCATCGAGGCCAAGGGCTTCTCATGCAACCAAGAACGCATCGGTACTACAGCAGCCTCACTCGATCTCTGGAAATGGTGATAAGATCTTTGACGGAAATAATCCAGTTCAGAAGAATTTGTCAGCTCCAAGAAGCAGGTCGTTCAGCGACAGCGAGAAGGAGAATGCAGAGACGAACGTCAAGCCCAATGGACATGTGGATGATGATGTGGTTGCTGGTAAAACAGAGCTCACGCATGAAGTCAATGCCAAGGAGTGTGGGCACATTAAGTCAGAGATGAAGAGGCTTGGAGTTGACTGTGAAGATATGGTGTCTGGCTTCCTGTATGACAGATTGCAGAAGGAAGTACTGAACTTGAGAGGATCTCAGAAGGATAAAGAGAGTCTGCTGAGTGCAAAAGATGATGAAATTAAG ATGCTCCAAAAGAAGGTGGATGTTCTAACGAAGGCTGTGGAGATGGAGCTaaagaagacaagaagaaatgCTGTGGCTCGAGAAAGAAAGATGTTGGCTAAGCCAGAGGATAACAAGCACAGTACTGACATCTCAGAAAG GTATGTGAGGCAACTTGAAGTTTCAAAAGGTTCTACAGCTTAG